A window of the Callospermophilus lateralis isolate mCalLat2 chromosome 7, mCalLat2.hap1, whole genome shotgun sequence genome harbors these coding sequences:
- the Tnfaip8l2 gene encoding tumor necrosis factor alpha-induced protein 8-like protein 2, producing the protein MESFSSKSLALQAEKKLLSKMAGRSVVHLFIDETSSEVLDELYRVSKEYTHSRPQAQRVIKDLIKVAVKVAVLHRNGSFGPSELDLATRFRQKLRQGAMTALSFGEVDFTFEAAVLASLLTECRDTLLELVQHHLTPKSQGRIRHVFDHFSDPGLLTALYGPGFTQHLGKICNGLRKLLDEGKL; encoded by the coding sequence ATGGAGTCCTTCAGCTCAAAGAGTCTGGCACTGCAAGCGGAGAAGAAACTACTAAGTAAGATGGCAGGTCGGTCTGTGGTTCACCTCTTCATTGATGAGACAAGCAGCGAGGTGCTAGATGAGCTGTACCGTGTGTCCAAAGAGTACACGCACAGTCGGCCCCAGGCCCAGCGGGTTATCAAGGACCTGATCAAGGTGGCTGTCAAGGTGGCTGTACTGCACCGCAATGGCAGCTTTGGCCCCAGCGAGCTGGACCTGGCTACCCGCTTTCGCCAGAAGCTGCGGCAGGGTGCCATGACAGCACTGAGCTTTGGGGAGGTGGACTTCACTTTCGAGGCTGCCGTGTTAGCAAGCCTGCTCACTGAGTGCCGAGACACACTGCTGGAACTGGTGCAGCACCACCTCACACCCAAGTCACAGGGCCGCATTCGCCATGTGTTTGATCACTTTTCTGACCCAGGGCTGCTCACAGCCCTCTACGGGCCTGGCTTCACTCAGCACCTTGGCAAGATCTGCAATGGGCTCAGGAAGCTGCTGGATGAGGGGAAGCTCTGA